Proteins from a single region of Budorcas taxicolor isolate Tak-1 chromosome 11, Takin1.1, whole genome shotgun sequence:
- the ADGRF3 gene encoding adhesion G-protein coupled receptor F3: protein MVCSAAPVLLLAMTLPLVEPPAAQASQSGQRQARGGSGPQLDPESGAGELVLISVYVQLDFSDEPWPAALSQPLTVPAASASSAPVTLTGLNLTTECNVTHNGCSYCACLSGYQWNASICSHHQPCQTPIKHRPCGCLVLNPTEAGYCQLLPPGEEGCCLLPPAVPATQSLDSWLQMPGNTLNLTLLMNQETTDLNWFLWPPGSPSPVLLQAGTCVSLTSSRGRTVLSITNISHRWAGEYICRFEAQGFRWELHQVVRVPLQATDVTGLPDQLSVSCAASPGFQLSCCTPSAHLGYTASWSPREGGQASVFNTPDSQCFMLAVQHCPTANTTYICELQSPGMSPFRVTVSVTVIQDGHTTCPEDSSTVAWNVTKAGHVAQAPCPRDRTGTVKRPCGPDGVWGPIHSNCTDTGLLALLLRAQLLQAGQGWPEEEVSQILAQLQEQVEAVTSPSDLLALVGTMTVLAKVVADTGTQLNCSALEAVLKTTDKVLGMNSSSLWTLALRRMPSVGSSLLLAVETLAHSLCPQDQPFSFVLPNVQLQSQLLEPTFPANYRVSFPTQPPLQAWIPRHSLVPLHHNGTNVSITSLVLQELDHLLPSNYGQGLGDSLYATPGLVLAISIMAGGQVFKEGEVIMDFGDIDGTPHCVFWDHDLFQGKGGWSDAGCQVQATSASPTTQCICRHLTAFSILMSGHTVPNNPTLELLSQVGLGASILALLLCLGVYRLVWRFVVRNKVAYLRHSALLNMVLCLLAANACFLGAPLLPAGPHSPLCLAAAFLCHFLYLATFFWMLAQALMLAHQLLFVFHQLSKLRVLSLMVLLGYLCPMGLAGITLGLYLPRGQYLSKGACWLDKKGGALYTFVGPVLAIVGVNGLVLTMAVLKLLRPSLSEGPQVEKRQALLGVIKALLILTPIFGLTWGLGLATLLEEVSIVPHYLFTVLNASQGVFILLFGCLMDKKVQEALRKRFCCSHPPRSTISLATSETYISQNSKGRSKDAR, encoded by the exons ATGGTCTGCTCAGCTGCCCCTGTGCTGCTCCTGGCCATGACTCTCCCTCTGGTGGAGCCACCAGCTGCCCAAGCATCCCAGTCT ggacagaggcaggCTCGAGGGGGATCAGGGCCACAGCTGGACCCCGAAAGTGGAGCAGGTG AACTGGTCCTGATCTCCGTCTACGTACAGCTGGACTTCTCCGATGAGCCCTGGCCGGCGGCACTCTCTCAGCCACTGACTGTCCCGGCTGCCTCGGCTTCCTCGGCCCCAGTGACTCTCACTGGCCTCAACCTCACAACAG AGTGCAATGTCACCCACAACGGGTGCAGCTACTGTGCTTGCCTCTCTGGGTACCAGTGGAACGCCAGCATCTGCAGCCATCACCAGCCCTGTCAAACTCCCATCAAACACCGGCCGTGTGGCTGTCTTGTCCTGAACCCTACTGAAGCCGGGTACTGCCAGCTGCTGCCACCTGGTGAGGAGGGCTG CTGTCTCCTGCCTCCTGCAGTCCCCGCGACCCAGAGCCTTGACTCCTGGCTGCAAATGCCTGGCAACACCCTGAACCTGACCCTCCTCATGAACCAGGAGACCACCGACCTGAACTGGTTCCTGTGGCCCCCAGGAAGCCCCAGCCCCGTCCTCCTGCAGGCAGGGACCTGTGTGTCCTTGACCTCCAGCCGGGGCCGGACTGTCCTCAGCATCACCAACATCTCCCATAGATGGGCAG GTGAGTACATATGCCGCTTCGAGGCCCAGGGATTCAGGTGGGAGCTGCACCAGGTGGTGAGGGTGCCCCTGCAGGCAACAGATGTGACTGGGCTCCCAGACCAGCTCTCTGTCTCCTGTGCTGCCTCCCCCGGCTTCCAGCTGAGCTGCTGCACCCCCAGCGCACATCTGGGCTACACGGCTTCCTGGAGCCCCAGAGAGGGCGGCCAAG CCTCTGTATTCAACACGCCAGACTCCCAGTGCTTCATGCTGGCTGTTCAGCACTGCCCTACAGCCAACACCACATACATTTGTGAGCTGCAGAGCCCGGGTATGAGCCCTTTCAGGGTCACCGTCTCTGTCACCGTCATCCAGG ATGGACACACCACCTGCCCTGAGGACTCCTCAACTGTTGCCTGGAACGTCACCAAGGCTGGCCATGTGGCACAGGCCCCGTGTCCCAGGGACAGGACGGGCACGGTAAAGAGGCCCTGTGGGCCTGATGGGGTCTGGGGACCCATCCACAGCAACTGCACAGACACGGGGCTCTTGGCTCTGCTCCTCAGAGCCCAG CTGCTACAGGCAGGCCAGGGCTGGCCTGAGGAAGAGGTGTCACAGATCCTGGCTCAGCTGCAGGAGCAGGTAGAGGCAGTGACCTCCCCCTCTGACTTACTGGCCCTGGTGGGCACCATGACAGTCCTGGCCAAGGTCGTGGCAGACACCGGAACACAGCTCAACTGCAGCGCCCTGGAG GCTGTCCTGAAAACCACAGACAAGGTCCTTGGCATGAATTCCAGCTCTCTGTGGACCCTAGCCCTGAGGCGGATGCCCTCGGTGGGCTCCAGTCTCCTGCTGGCAGTGGAGACCCTGGCACACAGCCTGTGCCCACAGGACCAGCCCTTCTCCTTCGTCTTGCCCAACGTACAGCTGCAGAGCCAGCTCCTCGAGCCCACATTTCCAGCTAACTACAGAGTCTCCTTCCCTACTCAACCCCCGCTGCAGGCATGGATTCCCAGGCATTCATTGGTGCCCCTGCACCATAATGGAACCAACGTCAGTATTACTAGCCTGGTGCTGCAGGAACTGGACCACCTTCTGCCCTCAAACTACGGGCAAGGGCTGGGGGACTCCCTCTATGCCACTCCTGGTCTGGTCCTCGCCATCTCCATCATGGCAGGTGGCCAGGTCTTCAAGGAGGGAGAGGTCATCATGGACTTTGGGGACATAGATGGCACTCCCCATTGTGTCTTCTGGGACCATGATCTCTTCCAGGGTAAGGGAGGCTGGTCTGATGCAGGGTGCCAGGTACAGGCAACCAGTGCCAGCCCCACCACTCAGTGTATCTGCCGGCAcctcactgccttctccatcctcATGTCTGGACACACGGTTCCAAACAACCCCACCCTGGAACTGCTGAGTCAAGTGGGCTTGGGAGCCTCCATTCTAGCACTGCTCCTGTGCCTGGGCGTGTACAGGCTGGTGTGGAGGTTTGTGGTGCGGAACAAGGTCGCCTACCTACGCCACTCGGCCCTGCTCAACATGGTCCTCTGCCTGCTGGCCGCAAATGCCTGCTTCCTAGGAGCTCCACTCCTCCCTGCGGGGCCTCACAGTCCGCTCTGCCTGGCTGCTGccttcctctgtcatttcctctaCCTGGCCACCTTCTTCTGGATGCTGGCTCAGGCCCTGATGTTGGCCCACCAGCTTCTCTTTGTCTTCCATCAGCTGTCCAAGCTCCGAGTACTCTCCCTGATGGTGCTCCTTGGCTACCTGTGCCCGATGGGTTTAGCAGGTATCACCCTAGGCCTCTACTTACCCCGAGGGCAATACCTGAGCAAGGGGGCATGCTGGCTGGACAAGAAAGGAGGAGCACTCTATACCTTCGTGGGTCCAGTGCTGGCCATCGTGGGCGTGAATGGGCTGGTACTCACCATGGCTGTGCTGAAGCTGCTGAGACCCTCGCTGTCAGAGGGACCCCAAGTGGAGAAGCGCCAAGCCCTCTTGGGGGTGATCAAAGCTCTGCTCATTCTTACACCTATCTTCGGCCTCacctgggggctggggctggccaCTCTGCTAGAGGAAGTCTCCATAGTCCCTCACTACCTCTTCACAGTTCTCAACGCCTCCCAG GGTGTCTTCATCTTACTGTTTGGTTGCCTCATGGACAAGAAG GTCCAAGAGGCTTTACGCAAACGCTTCTGCTGCAGCCACCCCCCCAGATCCACCATCTCCTTG GCCACAAGTGAAACCTACATCTCACAAAACagcaaaggaagaagtaaagatgCCAGGTGA
- the HADHB gene encoding trifunctional enzyme subunit beta, mitochondrial isoform X2, translating into MTSLLTFTFKNLPNTSKWALRFCMRPLSSSSQVQAAAASQTKSKKTLAKPNIRNIVVVDGVRTPFLLSGTSYKDLMPHDLARAALSGLLHRTSVPKDVVDYIIFGTVIQEVKTSNVAREAALGAGFSDKTPAHTVTMACISSNQAMTTAVGLIASGQCDVVVAGGVELMSDIPIRHSRKMRKMMLDLNKAKTLAQRLSVISKFRLNFLSPELPAVSEFSTSETMGHSADRLAAAFAISREEQDEYALRSHSLAKRAQDEGLLSDVVPFKVPGRDTVTQDNGIRPSSLDQMAKLKPAFIKPYGTVTAANSSFLTDGASAVLIMAEEKALAMGYKPKAYLRDFMYVSQDPKDQLLLGPTYATPKVLEKAGLTMNDIDAFEFHEAFSGQILANLKAMDSDWFAQNYMGRKAKVGLPPLEKFNNWGGSLSLGHPFGATGCRLVMAAANRLRKEGGQYGLVAACAAGGQGHAMIVEAYPK; encoded by the exons CTTCTCAGACTAAATCGAAAAAAACCCTAGCCAAACCCAACATAAGGAATATTGTGGTAGTGGATGGTGTTCGCACGCCATTTTTGCTATCAGGCACTTC ATATAAAGACCTGATGCCACATGATTTAGCTAGAGCAGCACTTTC GGGTTTGTTGCATCGGACCAGCGTCCCAAAGGATGTTGTTGATTATATCATCTTTGGCACAGTTATACAGGAAGTGAAAACAAGCAATGTGGCTAGAGAG GCTGCCCTCGGAGCCGGCTTCTCTGACAAGACTCCTGCTCACACTGTCACCATGGCTTGCATCTCTTCCAACCAAGCCATGACCACAG CTGTCGGCCTGATTGCCTCCGGCCAGTGTGATGTGGTCGTGGCAGGTGGTGTAGAGTTGATGTCTGACATCCCTATTCGCCATTCaaggaaaatgaggaaaatgatgCTGGATCTCAATAAGGCCAAGACTCTGGCTCAGCGACTCTCTGTAATCTCTAAATTCAGATTGAATTTCCTATCGCCAGAG cttcctgCAGTGAGTGAGTTCTCCACCAGTGAGACCATGGGCCACTCTGCAGACCGATTGGCTGCTGCCTTTGCTATTTCTCGGGAGGAGCAGGATGAATACGCACTGCGCTCTCACAGCCTGGCCAAAAGGGCACAGGATGAAGGACTCCTTTCTGATGTTGTGCCCTTCAAAGTACCAG gaAGAGATACAGTTACACAAGATAATGGCATTCGCCCTTCCTCTCTGGATCAGATGGCCAAACTAAAACCTGCATTCATCAAGCCCTATGGCACAGTGACAGCTGCAAATTCTTCTTTCCTG ACTGATGGTGCGTCTGCAGTGCTGATTATGGCAGAGGAAAAAGCTCTGGCCATGGGTTATAAGCCGAAGGCATATCTGAG GGATTTCATGTACGTGTCCCAGGATCCAAAAGATCAGCTTTTACTTGG aCCAACATATGCTACTCCAAAAGTTCTGGAAAAGGCAGGATTAACAATGAAtgatattgatgcttttgaatttcatGAAGCTTTCTCA gGTCAGATTTTGGCTAATTTGAAGGCCATGGATTCTGATTGGTTTGCACAAAACTACATGGGTAGAAAAGCCAAG GTTGGATTGCCTCCTTTGGAGAAGTTTAACAACTGGGGTGGATCACTGTCCCTGGGGCACCCGTTTGGAGCCACTGGCTGTCGGTTGGTCATGGCAGCTGCCAACAGGTTACGGAAGGAAGGAGGCCAGTATGGTCTAGTTGCCGCCTGTGCAGCTGGAGGGCAG ggCCATGCTATGATAGTGGAAGCTTATCCAAAATAA
- the HADHB gene encoding trifunctional enzyme subunit beta, mitochondrial isoform X1, with protein MTSLLTFTFKNLPNTSKWALRFCMRPLSSSSQVQAAAASQTKSKKTLAKPNIRNIVVVDGVRTPFLLSGTSYKDLMPHDLARAALSGLLHRTSVPKDVVDYIIFGTVIQEVKTSNVAREAALGAGFSDKTPAHTVTMACISSNQAMTTAVGLIASGQCDVVVAGGVELMSDIPIRHSRKMRKMMLDLNKAKTLAQRLSVISKFRLNFLSPELPAVSEFSTSETMGHSADRLAAAFAISREEQDEYALRSHSLAKRAQDEGLLSDVVPFKVPGRDTVTQDNGIRPSSLDQMAKLKPAFIKPYGTVTAANSSFLTDGASAVLIMAEEKALAMGYKPKAYLRDFMYVSQDPKDQLLLGPTYATPKVLEKAGLTMNDIDAFEFHEAFSGQILANLKAMDSDWFAQNYMGRKAKVGLPPLEKFNNWGGSLSLGHPFGATGCRLVMAAANRLRKEGGQYGLVAACAAGGQVGHRSLIPSRKLFS; from the exons CTTCTCAGACTAAATCGAAAAAAACCCTAGCCAAACCCAACATAAGGAATATTGTGGTAGTGGATGGTGTTCGCACGCCATTTTTGCTATCAGGCACTTC ATATAAAGACCTGATGCCACATGATTTAGCTAGAGCAGCACTTTC GGGTTTGTTGCATCGGACCAGCGTCCCAAAGGATGTTGTTGATTATATCATCTTTGGCACAGTTATACAGGAAGTGAAAACAAGCAATGTGGCTAGAGAG GCTGCCCTCGGAGCCGGCTTCTCTGACAAGACTCCTGCTCACACTGTCACCATGGCTTGCATCTCTTCCAACCAAGCCATGACCACAG CTGTCGGCCTGATTGCCTCCGGCCAGTGTGATGTGGTCGTGGCAGGTGGTGTAGAGTTGATGTCTGACATCCCTATTCGCCATTCaaggaaaatgaggaaaatgatgCTGGATCTCAATAAGGCCAAGACTCTGGCTCAGCGACTCTCTGTAATCTCTAAATTCAGATTGAATTTCCTATCGCCAGAG cttcctgCAGTGAGTGAGTTCTCCACCAGTGAGACCATGGGCCACTCTGCAGACCGATTGGCTGCTGCCTTTGCTATTTCTCGGGAGGAGCAGGATGAATACGCACTGCGCTCTCACAGCCTGGCCAAAAGGGCACAGGATGAAGGACTCCTTTCTGATGTTGTGCCCTTCAAAGTACCAG gaAGAGATACAGTTACACAAGATAATGGCATTCGCCCTTCCTCTCTGGATCAGATGGCCAAACTAAAACCTGCATTCATCAAGCCCTATGGCACAGTGACAGCTGCAAATTCTTCTTTCCTG ACTGATGGTGCGTCTGCAGTGCTGATTATGGCAGAGGAAAAAGCTCTGGCCATGGGTTATAAGCCGAAGGCATATCTGAG GGATTTCATGTACGTGTCCCAGGATCCAAAAGATCAGCTTTTACTTGG aCCAACATATGCTACTCCAAAAGTTCTGGAAAAGGCAGGATTAACAATGAAtgatattgatgcttttgaatttcatGAAGCTTTCTCA gGTCAGATTTTGGCTAATTTGAAGGCCATGGATTCTGATTGGTTTGCACAAAACTACATGGGTAGAAAAGCCAAG GTTGGATTGCCTCCTTTGGAGAAGTTTAACAACTGGGGTGGATCACTGTCCCTGGGGCACCCGTTTGGAGCCACTGGCTGTCGGTTGGTCATGGCAGCTGCCAACAGGTTACGGAAGGAAGGAGGCCAGTATGGTCTAGTTGCCGCCTGTGCAGCTGGAGGGCAGGTAGGTCACAGAAGCTTAATACCTTCCAGAAAGTTATTTTCTTAG